The nucleotide window GCGAGCTGGCGGACGACCAGGTGCCCTTCGAGGTGGCACAGCTGCTCGCGGCGCTCGGCAACGACGAGCCGGTGACGGTCGTCGAGAGCGAGGACACCCCCGTGATGCACGAGGACAACCTGCTGATCGTCAAGCGCATCAAGTGCTCCGAGAGCCGGATCTCCTGCGCCCAGTTCGACCGCAGCGACGGGGTGCTGGTCACCATCGCCAGCTGGGACCGGCCGATCACCGACGACCTCTACGCCCTGCTCAAGCCGCTGCCGGCGGAGCTCTTCCAGCAGGGCTGACCTCCCGGCGCAGTACCGGAATGGACATGCTCGCGCCCGGTGGACGGAATCCGTCCACCGGGCGCGAGGCGTTCACCCGGCCGGCGCCGGGCCGGCGCGGGGCCGGCGTGGCGCCGGGGGTACCGCCTAGGACCCCGAGCGACGCACGTCCACGTCGGCCGCCCGTACATAGCCGACCCGGTGCCCGAGCTGGATCTCGTAGTAGACGTCCTCGCCGCGCACGATCGCGTGCTTGGACAGGTCGAAGGTCGGGGCGTAGAAGTAGTCGCCCCTCATCCGGCCCCCGACGGCGTACTCCTGGCCGGCGCCGAGCTTGTACGGCAGCGGGGAGACCGCCTGGTACGGCACCCCGGCCGGATAGGCCTCCTTCTCCGGGTAGGCGCGGCCGTAGACCGGGATCTCCGCGCGGCCCTCCTTCGGCGTCGCGACCAGCCCCTTCGCGTTCACCGCCACCCGGTGGCCGTGCGGATTGCGGAACCACGCCCGCTGCCCGAGGTACCAGATCGCCGTCCAGTCACCGTCCCGGTCCGCCACCGCGAACTGCTGGCCCGTCGAGGCACGGGCGGCGGTGTCGTTCACCCCGGTCGTCGAGTCACTGCCGTCCGGGTGCAGCCCGATGTCCCTGACCAGCGGTGCGCTCCCGCTCGGCGCGGTGTGCAGCCGGACCGCCGTGGAGCCGTGCGGGTCACAGGCGTCCCCGGGCTTCTCGCAGCCCGTGTAGGCGGGCTGGTTCCGGTCGTAGTCGGGGCGGATGGTGACCAGCCCGCCCCGCGCGCCCGCGGTCGCCCGGAACGGCTTGCCCAGCAGGGTGAAGTAGTGCGCCCAGTCCCAGTACGGTCCGGGGTCGGTGTGCATGCCCGGGATCGTGGCCGTGGTCGTACCGGGCACATTGTCGTGGCCCAGGATGTGCTGACGGTCGAGCGGCACGTCGTACTTGCGGCTCAGATACTTCACCAGACGGGCCGAGGCGCGGTACATCGCCTCCGTGTACCAGGCGTCCGGTGCGGCGAGGAAGCCCTCGTGCTCGATCCCGACGGAGTGCGAGTTGATGTACCAGTTGCCCGCGTGCCAGGCGACGTCCTTGGTCGGCACATGCTGGGCGATCAGCCCGTCCGAGGAGCGGATCGTGTAGTTCCACGACACATAGGCCGGGTCCTTGATCAGCTTCAGGGTGGTCTCCCAGGACCCCTCGGTGTCATGGATGACGATGGTGCTGACCCGCTGGTCCTCGGGACGGTCCGCCTTGTCGTGGTTGCCGTAGTCGCCGTCGCCGAACTCCTCGTACGGCGCGGGCACCGACTCACAGGCGACGGTCCAGGGGCACTCCAGCTTGCGGGCGGCGGCTGCCGCGGCGCCCCGGTCGGCCGGCCAGGCGAGACGTTTCTGCTGTGCGGCATCGGGGGTCAGCCCCGGCGAGGCGGCCAGCGTGACCCGCTGCCCCGCGTCGGTCGTGCGGGACTGGCCGTGGCGCATCACCTCGTACACCTCGTCCGCGAAGGCCCTGCCGGCGCGGGCATCGTCCTGGCTGCCGTAGCGCGCCACGGCCGTGTACCACCGGGCCGGATCGGCGGACGCGGACTGCCCCCGCTCGTGCTGCGCGGCGGCGAGCAGCGCCGCCCCGCCGAGCACGTTCGCCGCGGGATCGGTCCGCAGCTTCTCCGCGGGCAGCCCGGTCAGCTCGGCGGCCGTCGCCAAGGTGCGCAGCCGGGCGGGGAGTTCGGCGGGCAGCGCGGCCCGCCGAGCCGGGGCGGCCGGCCTCTTGTGCGGCCGGGCGTCGTCGCCGCGCGCGTCCTCCTCGCCCGTGCTGAACTCCGGCGTCCGGGCCAGCGCCGTGCGGGCGTCGGTCAGATGCATCGGGCCGTAGCCCCCGGAGACGCTGGGCGCGCCGCCGTGGCCGTCCCAGCGCGACTCCAGGTAGGAGACGCCGAGCAGCACACTGCGCGGCACGTGGAAGCGGGCGGCGGCATCCGTGAACGCCTGCTGCAGCCCGTCCGTCCGGGGCTGTCCGGCACTGGCGGACGGCGTTCCCGAGAGCGGCAGCAGCAGCACCGCCGCCGCGACGGCGGTGGCGGATCTGCGCAGGGCGGGGCGGTGGAATCTCTTCTCGTCTTCCGGGGCGGATCCTCGCAAAGCAACCTCCTCGAGCCGGCCCGAGCCGGGCGGTGTGACGGTGGGTGCGCAAACGGCCGCACGGGCGGGACCCGAGACTAGAGCCCCCCGTCGGCACAGAGCTATATGTGTGCCGACGGTCCGTCAATCACCATGCCGGGTCGGGATGTCGCATGTCAGGGCATCTCACGAGGAGTCTTCCCGGAGCCGTGCCGGGCCTGCGGGGCGTCAGTGGAATGGACCAATGACGGGGTGGGGGAAATGACGGGGTGGGGCAGGGGTACGGAGGCACGGGCGGGCCCGCCCCGCGAACGAGGCCGCGCCGGCGTTCGGGAAGTGGCGGACCGCGGGCCGGGCCGGCGGCGGGGGGCCGGGGCGGCGCATGACTGAGCGGCGCGCCCCGTGCCCGGACGCGCCGCTCATCATCCCCCGAGGGGGTGCCGGCACAGCCCCGTTCATCCGCCCGCGGAGCGCGCAGGTCGG belongs to Streptomyces sp. NBC_01454 and includes:
- a CDS encoding N-acetylmuramoyl-L-alanine amidase, with product MRGSAPEDEKRFHRPALRRSATAVAAAVLLLPLSGTPSASAGQPRTDGLQQAFTDAAARFHVPRSVLLGVSYLESRWDGHGGAPSVSGGYGPMHLTDARTALARTPEFSTGEEDARGDDARPHKRPAAPARRAALPAELPARLRTLATAAELTGLPAEKLRTDPAANVLGGAALLAAAQHERGQSASADPARWYTAVARYGSQDDARAGRAFADEVYEVMRHGQSRTTDAGQRVTLAASPGLTPDAAQQKRLAWPADRGAAAAAARKLECPWTVACESVPAPYEEFGDGDYGNHDKADRPEDQRVSTIVIHDTEGSWETTLKLIKDPAYVSWNYTIRSSDGLIAQHVPTKDVAWHAGNWYINSHSVGIEHEGFLAAPDAWYTEAMYRASARLVKYLSRKYDVPLDRQHILGHDNVPGTTTATIPGMHTDPGPYWDWAHYFTLLGKPFRATAGARGGLVTIRPDYDRNQPAYTGCEKPGDACDPHGSTAVRLHTAPSGSAPLVRDIGLHPDGSDSTTGVNDTAARASTGQQFAVADRDGDWTAIWYLGQRAWFRNPHGHRVAVNAKGLVATPKEGRAEIPVYGRAYPEKEAYPAGVPYQAVSPLPYKLGAGQEYAVGGRMRGDYFYAPTFDLSKHAIVRGEDVYYEIQLGHRVGYVRAADVDVRRSGS